The following are from one region of the Thermofilum sp. genome:
- a CDS encoding glycosyltransferase codes for MKAFHRVRGDVKLFVTGNWGRRPWLKRYENPRVKFTGFLPDDEYYRLLACARGVVAATTREYTAMMAAWEAVALAKPLAVSSTKTLRELFGGYALFFLNDEESISETMEMLLRVRVDKAAREELRRRTERSLEEAKKLAGSLTG; via the coding sequence GTGAAAGCTTTCCACAGGGTTAGGGGAGACGTCAAGCTATTCGTAACGGGTAATTGGGGGAGGAGGCCTTGGCTTAAGCGCTACGAAAACCCGCGCGTTAAGTTCACCGGATTCCTTCCGGATGATGAGTACTACAGGCTCCTGGCGTGCGCGAGGGGGGTTGTGGCAGCAACCACGAGGGAGTACACTGCGATGATGGCAGCCTGGGAGGCGGTAGCCTTAGCGAAGCCTCTCGCAGTGTCTTCGACTAAAACGCTTCGCGAGCTTTTCGGCGGCTACGCGCTCTTTTTCCTTAACGATGAGGAAAGCATTTCAGAGACCATGGAGATGCTGCTTAGGGTCCGTGTCGACAAAGCTGCGAGAGAAGAGCTGAGAAGGCGCACGGAGAGGTCGCTGGAGGAAGCGAAAAAGCTTGCCGGCAGTTTAACTGGCTAA